GCAAAGAAGATGAAGGATAAACGGAACAGGGACCGTGCGAACGAGGAGTTCGTTCGATCCATCGCACAGGCGGTGCACGACCGCCTCGACGACATCGTCCACAGATTTCCATCCATCGATTCGGTCCCCCCCTTCTACCGAGATATGGTGGACATCCTGTTCGGTGTGGGCAGCGTGAAAAAGTCGCTCGGCGCCGTGAGCTGGGCAGCGAGAAGCGCAATGCAGGTCGGCATTGGCGAAGCCCGTCTGATGCGGCATGCCGAGGACACCCTCACTGTCCGCAGACGGGCGGTGGCACGGATCGCGTCCATCGTGCACCAGGTGGATGGAGATCTCCGTTACCTCAACGATGTTCGGAACGCACTTCGGGAACTGCCCGACATCCGGGACGAGTTCACGATCGTCGTGGCGGGATACCCGAACGTGGGCAAGTCCTCGTTCATCCGACGGGTGACCACTGCGGAGCCGGAGGTTGCGTCCTATCCCTTCACCACCAGAGGGATTCTGCTGGGCCACCGTACTGTCGGACGGGAGCGCGTGCAGTTCGTGGATACGCCGGGGATTCTGGACCGCCCGATGCAGGAGCGGAACCCGATCGAGAGGCAGGCGCTCTCCGCCCTGATGAACGTGGCGCATGCGGTGCTCTTCATTCTGGATGCCAGCGAGACCTGCGGGTATACTCTCGAAGAGCAGCGCCGCCTGCTGGAGGAGGTGGAGGGCATGGTCGCCGTCCCCCTGATCGTTGCCGTGAACAAGGCGGATATCCGACCCCTGCCCGGCTTCCTGAACATGTCCACCGAGACGGGGAGCGGGGTCGGTGAAGTCCTGGATGCGATCCTCACACAAAGGGAACCCAGCCCCACGCCCCCGCGATAGCGCAACCCAGGAGGAACCCCCCGATGGTTCCGGCGTTGAGCGGCGGGAGTCCGGCCTGGGGACGCCCCCGACTGACGAAGTGCATCAGCACGGCAAGCCCGACGAACGAGCCGGCCATCGCCCCGAGGGCGGGAATAGTCAGGATCACCGTTGTCTCCCCGCGCAGGAAGACGTTAGCCGAGACGACGAGGATGGTGGGCATGATCAGGTCACCCATCCCCATGATGAACGCCCCGCGCTCCCCCTTCTGCATGGATACTCCCTCCCGCACAAACGAATAATCGGCTTTCTTCGGGATTACAAAGAGTATAGGGGCTTTCGTCTCCAGCACGCCTTCCGCAAGGGTGATCATGTGCCTCGTTCTGTACACCGAGATGGCATCGTAGACGGCGAGGAGGACGAGAAGGATCAGGACGGGGAGGATGGCAAGGGAGATGCCGAATATGGACGCAACCCCGGCAGCGATCAGGATCCCGAACGCATCGATGACATACCATTCCGGATACTTGTAAAGAATGACAGTTGCAATAATCGCAAACATTATAGAGAGTACGAAGCCCCAGAAGGTACCACCGGTAAGAATCGTGGCAATTGCAAGGAACACATAAAATAAGCTGGTTGCGATAGCAAATGCGATAAAGTACTTGATGAACCATTTCACTCGGACTCTGATTAAAATGAGCATTATCGCAGTCATCACCAGTAAAAAAAAGATAAATATTAAAGAATTTTCAACAGCCGAAGGATCCTCAAATGCCATCGCCCCGCTCTCCTGTAGGGGTGAAGAGAGTAGAAGCGCCAAAATCTCGACCGCAATCAGCAGGGCGGGCATGCCGAGGAACGGTAACAATTTCTGTATGTCCATGTCTTCTACCAATCCATTATAGTTAGCTTAATTAATGAATCCTTGTTATCTAAATTCATGGAGATTCGCGAATTCGTTGGAGACATCGTGCTGACCCTGATAATGGTCATCTCCACCCTGGCACTCGTCTGGCGTGTCTGGCAGGATCTGATCATCGCTCTATCCGCCACCTTTTTAATGCTCTCGCTCGGTGGACTGTTCCTCTCCCTGGGCATGAAGATCCACCACCTCGATAACAACGTCATCGCGCGGGAGAGAACCATGCGGGTCAATCTCGAGGAGATATCGGATATGATGGGCAGGAAGTACGAGAACACCGTCAGCCACATCGACAGCATCGTGCAGGACCTGTCGAAGAGGATGTATCGGTGATCGTGCACAAACCTGCAGTATCCGTGTCATGGGCGTCGCTATCCGGGATATCCTGATCGAGTACAAGAAGACGGTGGGGTGGGAGACCCTCTCGGGCGTTGCCGCCATCGATGCGAACAACGCCCTCTACCAGTTTCTCTCGATCATCCGACAGCCCGACGGAACGCCCCTGATGGACAGTAAAGGGCGTGTCACATCCCACCTCTCCGGCATATTTTTCCGGACCCTCAACTTCATGGAGAAGGGGATAAACCCGGTCTACATCTTCGACGGCACGCCTCCCCGTTTCAAGGCGGAGACGATCGAACAGCGCAGGGAGATCCGGAGGGCGGCTGGAGAGCGCTGGAGGGAAGCGCTCTCGCTCGGGGACATGGACGAAGCCTACCGGCAGGCCCGTTCTTCGTCGCGCGTCGACGATCTCGTTCTGGAGAGTGCCAAAGAGCTTCTCACCCTGATGGGAATCCCCTGGATCCAGGCGCCGAGCGAGGGTGAGGCTCAGGCTGCCTGGATGGTGGAGCAGGGTGCAGCCAGTTATGCCGTCTCGCAGGACAACGACGCCCTCCTCTTCGGCGCGCCGGTGCTTGTTCGGAACCTGACCATCAGCGGGCGGAGAAAGGTGCGGGGCCGATCGGTCGTTGTCTCCCCGGAACGCATCGTTCTGGCCGATGTGCTGAAAGGACTCTCGATCACCCGCGAGCAGCTGATCGACATCGGCATCCTCGTAGGAACGGATTTCAATCCCGGGGTTCGCGGGATCGGGCCGAAGACCGCCCTCAAGCTGGTGCTGAAAGGGGAGGCTGATGCAGCGCTGAAGGAGCACCTTCCCGATCTCGATCCCGGCCCGATCCGTGCATTCTTCATTCACCCGCCGGTGGAGAGTCGGTACGACCTGGCGTGGAATCCGCCGGATGCGGAGGGGGTCCTCTCCATGCTGGTGGACCGTTACGACTTCACCGAGGGGCGCGTGCAGGCCGCTCTCGCGAAACTCCGCGAGAGCAGCGGCCAGAAGACACTCGACCGCTGGTTCTGACCGATCGACGAATCCTGTTCCAATGGTACAGTGGCAAGGAATCGTCACGTTTTGGGTATGTTATTCATTTTATTTGCAAAATTCTATCGAAATTTCAGAATTAAAGATTATACAAACTATATATACAACCTGTTACAACCAATTCCATGCATGAGACTGCTGGATCGGCTGATGAAACTGTTCATCGCCTCGATGTTCGCTGGAGCCCTGATGCGATGCGCCGTCCCCCTGGACCTCGATCTCTTCG
This portion of the Methanomicrobiales archaeon genome encodes:
- a CDS encoding presenilin family intramembrane aspartyl protease PSH, whose translation is MDIQKLLPFLGMPALLIAVEILALLLSSPLQESGAMAFEDPSAVENSLIFIFFLLVMTAIMLILIRVRVKWFIKYFIAFAIATSLFYVFLAIATILTGGTFWGFVLSIMFAIIATVILYKYPEWYVIDAFGILIAAGVASIFGISLAILPVLILLVLLAVYDAISVYRTRHMITLAEGVLETKAPILFVIPKKADYSFVREGVSMQKGERGAFIMGMGDLIMPTILVVSANVFLRGETTVILTIPALGAMAGSFVGLAVLMHFVSRGRPQAGLPPLNAGTIGGFLLGCAIAGAWGWVPFV
- the fen gene encoding flap endonuclease-1, producing MGVAIRDILIEYKKTVGWETLSGVAAIDANNALYQFLSIIRQPDGTPLMDSKGRVTSHLSGIFFRTLNFMEKGINPVYIFDGTPPRFKAETIEQRREIRRAAGERWREALSLGDMDEAYRQARSSSRVDDLVLESAKELLTLMGIPWIQAPSEGEAQAAWMVEQGAASYAVSQDNDALLFGAPVLVRNLTISGRRKVRGRSVVVSPERIVLADVLKGLSITREQLIDIGILVGTDFNPGVRGIGPKTALKLVLKGEADAALKEHLPDLDPGPIRAFFIHPPVESRYDLAWNPPDAEGVLSMLVDRYDFTEGRVQAALAKLRESSGQKTLDRWF
- a CDS encoding 50S ribosome-binding GTPase; this encodes MEFESIPTVPTADEVLDRSLRRAAKKMKDKRNRDRANEEFVRSIAQAVHDRLDDIVHRFPSIDSVPPFYRDMVDILFGVGSVKKSLGAVSWAARSAMQVGIGEARLMRHAEDTLTVRRRAVARIASIVHQVDGDLRYLNDVRNALRELPDIRDEFTIVVAGYPNVGKSSFIRRVTTAEPEVASYPFTTRGILLGHRTVGRERVQFVDTPGILDRPMQERNPIERQALSALMNVAHAVLFILDASETCGYTLEEQRRLLEEVEGMVAVPLIVAVNKADIRPLPGFLNMSTETGSGVGEVLDAILTQREPSPTPPR